The sequence taaaatttataaataacgataagtataccgagagtataggcttttattacaaaaacgttatttgcgagacattgtaagacaactgaactgacactgacacgcaatttctttataatagccatagatcatgacaatgttaacattcaaatactacttatctatgtgtcttgttattgttctatggtcttgttcataacgccatcttacatcttttttggtaataagagtaatataaagagatgccgctaccttctactaaaagttcagccattaaggcaGTGACCCCCCCCTgatgaatatttatgaaatgacAATAGATTTGATTGATTGACAATgaaatgacaatgacatttCGAATTTCACAGATTGGATTTTGAAATGCGTTCCGTTGTCTATCCTGGTGATtcgaaattaaaagaaatatctGAATGTATAACATTATGgcctaatatattataaatagataattcttttaataatttcacgtgtttgaaattaaattcgtcaatattttttaacaaaaatcctatacaatagttttattgattaaaaccggttttttgtacatataatGAAACGTAAAGTCGTGCTTAGAGGCACCTTGATTAAATACTTAGCTAAATACGGTTTGATAAAAACTATGTTCGACTTGTGAAACGTAGAAAACCTAAGTATCTACTCATCCTTTGAGCAAATCTCTACTGAGATTTTCTTGAATACTCTATTCTGAAACCGGGTGTTAGTCAATGGTTAACAGAAGTTTAGCAATAGGTCTTAGGAGAGTAATTACTAaacttttatacaaaatatatgttttaattACAGATCAAGTTGGTAACATAGAACAAGGAGAGTTTCTTGAGGAAAGAAAAGTAATGTGCTACATAAAGTGTATTTACGCAATGGGTGGGGCCGTAAGTTTTATACCCTATTCTGAAATCAGgggttttaatattatattatacccCCGTATTCATAGAACGTCCGAAGTCGagctggcttcagtgatcgtaactgatcactgaggttaagcaacaacttgcatggtcagccattggataggtgaccgatttcaagtggctcttttctggacgcttccgtgcttcggacggcacgttaagccgtgggtcccggttgctgtttcggcagcagtcgttaagcctagtcagtctgacagtcgggttacccacttacccgacaactcactcagcacaagcttgcttgtcttggggtccaccaacccgcattaggccagcgtggtggactaggcctacaCCCTTCCTTCAtaggaaggagacccgtgcccaaGTAGTGGGGATGTGATGGGTCGATGATGGAGACGATTCATAAAACTTAGAAAAGGCTTATAAATagtcgaaaaaaaatatttctaattCTCGTTGACGCTGTACAAGCCTGTTAGTTCTATGAACTTTCTTCAGTTAAACACATTATTTAACTGTGTAATTTGTAGTAATGAAACCATCAAAATTACTGAAAGAAATTGATTTTGACtataagttcgcctttgtttttaaaacaagATTTAAAAAGTGTGATCTAGgtacaatcatcatcatcagcctatagtgGTCCTCTGCTGGACGAAGGTACAATGgagtaattataaataaataatattttacagatAAAAAACGATAAATTTGTGTACGATGCAATGATCAAGCATGTCAACTTGGTGTTTCCTCCAGAAATTAAGGAGCCAACCTTAGCCGCAATAAACCAGTGTAGAGATGTTGGTAAGTTTAAAATCATACAGCAAATACTACAGCCATTATCGATAcctctaaaaataaaagaatatatttttatattaaggtCTCCTAAGTAGTTTATCCTGAAATTTGCAATCCAGCCAAAAATCcaatttagtgtcaaattttatatacactgacgtttcttaaatccacatttgacactaaatctagatttaatatgttggtgaaAGTGGCCCTTAAAcccttaacaaaaaaaaaagtagtttgtaaaaaattgtagatatgtaaatataaagtagtttgtaaaaaaaatttagGTACGTACAAAAAATGTAATACgtggtaagtataattaaaatgACTGTAGTAATTAGCTACAAGAATGCTATAAAATACACGGCAAATGGTTATactatttgttattttcagaTAAACAATACGCCGACAGTTGTGAAGCAGCGTATTGGGTGGCCAAGTGTATGTACGAATACGGACCTGAACAATTCTTTTTTCCTTGAAAACTAGTTCAAAAGAAGAGAATAGTAATAGCGTGGATATGGATTAATGGTTAGAGTTAAATtaggataaaatacattttattgaaCTACCGAAGTAACTGCTTTTGGACTATATTTTTcctgtaattttttaatacatatctattttaataaaaaaaaacaaaagtttgaTTCCTTATCAAATCCAAATCTCCTGATCAAATACGATAGTAATTTTTCATAAGAACGGAGGTTCGGTTTCTCATACTGACTGTGATTCATTTTCACCATGGAATGCTAATACTGCATGCGTATTGCGTGAATATCCCTATTCACACAACACGCAGCGTGATGGGGCCAGTGTGCGAATAGCCTTAATGTTACACTACCGTCACAAATGAAACAACAGAAACTGAAACTACGAGTATTTCTAATGATATTCCTCTTATTACGAATGAGGTAATAAGAGGTATATAGGGCGTGAATACAGAGGTAAACCTCCCACCTGCAACAGTTGGTCCGGTGGAGGAGCTTGGAGGATGAAGAGTGTCCCTTATGGAGAGTAAACCGCCTTCGGACAATGCTTGGACGTAGGAAAAtctggggggtcactataATATGACGACAAACGAACATTTACGGAGCTACGACtcttatctcgttgtattaaacggcCTTGGATGATTTCACGACAGCGTGCATTCTAATCCACTTGAATTTCGTGTCGAGTGTAAGAATTACATACAACAATTAAGTATTGCGTTATGTTATGATATCACGGGCAGGCATGCAGGCCGACTTTGGGTGGTGGAGAAATAATTACCCGGGATCCTTTGTGGGTGCTCAAACCACGTCACATTTAATACAGTGGGGTCACATTAAAATGTGGCCTTTCATTAAATGAACATTGCCACGAATGAAGATGATAAAATGTTACAACCgcagtttattattttttttaagtgacGTAAAGCAGTGACGGACTTATTTGGAACATAAAAACCTAACTTACCAAAAGTCGGTTATAAAAACCAGTAAATTATAGGGGTTTTAACGTTTCAGTTAGTAAGATTACACGTTATTAACGGTTTAATAGGTTAAAAAAATGGCAAACTGTATCCGATGAAGTATTTTGCAACTTTTCATACGCGAGTTTTGTTACTTAAGTTTTACTACATAAACGAGTACACGTAAATCATGAGATTTTTAGAGTTGTGTATGTATTTTGTGTTGGTGTCATTAGACCTTTCATTTGCGGTAAGTCTttctaaataattttgtagCTTTCTAACTTATCGTAAGTTAAGTGTGATTGTCCCGTACCTAAAAGTGTATATTAATAAAGTATGATTGAAAAGTATGAGAAAAATAGGTGAAATCTCAGTgtcgttaaaaaaaaatacggtgTACAGCCAATTTAATGTTTAATCTGTGGcactactttatttttatataatgtaCACCTTcctaaattaaact is a genomic window of Plutella xylostella chromosome 18, ilPluXylo3.1, whole genome shotgun sequence containing:
- the LOC105387989 gene encoding general odorant-binding protein lush-like isoform X1 — its product is MFVKNHWLIVMVVATGICVVSSITRKQMKNTSKIMKKSCMPKNNVTEDQVGNIEQGEFLEERKVMCYIKCIYAMGGAIKNDKFVYDAMIKHVNLVFPPEIKEPTLAAINQCRDVDKQYADSCEAAYWVAKCMYEYGPEQFFFP
- the LOC105387989 gene encoding general odorant-binding protein lush-like isoform X2 codes for the protein MCGFFDQVGNIEQGEFLEERKVMCYIKCIYAMGGAIKNDKFVYDAMIKHVNLVFPPEIKEPTLAAINQCRDVDKQYADSCEAAYWVAKCMYEYGPEQFFFP